The genomic region AACTCGGTGAAAAACTCATTCTTGGATTTCAGAAGTTGGTTTTCAATATATGATTTGGAAGCAGAGTCTGTAAGCAGTGCAGCATCTGACTGGAAAAGCCCCCTTCTTTGCTTCACTCTTTGGTAGTAACCGAGGTCAAATATCCTGAAGCTCCCTGGATCCATTTCAATTATGGTTGTATTGTCAGAAGGGGTCTTGCACTTGTTCTTCTTTAGGCTGGCTACATACTTCTTCTCCATTGATGGGTCACTGTCTCCCTTTCCACTGAAGTTGTACAGGCGGTTACTGAAAGGAGGGCCACAGTGGGCAATTCCAACAGTATGGGCACCTGTGCACACAAATCATCAAGGATAAACAACACATTTTAAGTTTCGATGTGTTTTCTGATTGGTTCATATGAAGTTACACTTTTTTTTAATAAGAGGTTCATATCTAGAACGCCTTGTTTAAATGGACAATACAACACATTCTAAGTTTCCATTTGTTTAAGTGGTTAAGTGGTTCATATAAAATCAGGTTCTCTTTTTCAGTAAGATCCATCTATTAATAAGGATTCTAAGTTGAAACACCTAAATAAATGACAACTTAGAATGTATTAAACTGAtattttatgtgaacactaacaCTAATACAATTAACAATCTATTGTCTTACTGACTTTCAtgacaaataatttttattttttttgacctGATAGAAGAACGAGGTCCTTGTTGCTGAGGCCCTTGCTGGCAAAGGAAGTACTCAGCTGGGAGAAGTTGAATGTAGGAGATGGAAGATTTGCCAAGGCTTCGGAGGAATTTGATATGCGTCCATCTCTGCGTCCAGTTTGAACATTCCAGTGTGGTCCTCCATGCTTTCATAGACACAACTTTCTTGAGTGAGCTTAAGCTTTAAAACATCATCTGACATGTCAAAACTCTATAATGTTCACTTTTAACTGGACATTCTTCAATAATGGAAGAGCTTAAATAGTTAGCATTGATTTTTCATCATAAATGGTTCAAGGGATTGAGTCTAATTCATTTAagtattgaatttttttattatttttttttttcaag from Cryptomeria japonica chromosome 3, Sugi_1.0, whole genome shotgun sequence harbors:
- the LOC131026657 gene encoding peroxidase 3, coding for MENKSSVMAGLIAIICIFGPSTAQVLKLGFYSTTCPKAEGIVLDVARKHISLAPELAAALIRMHFHDCFVRGCDGSVLLNSSNGTAEKDAIPNQTLRGFSLIDKAKAAIEKQCPGVVSCADILALIARDAHLVAHGGPHWNVQTGRRDGRISNSSEALANLPSPTFNFSQLSTSFASKGLSNKDLVLLSGAHTVGIAHCGPPFSNRLYNFSGKGDSDPSMEKKYVASLKKNKCKTPSDNTTIIEMDPGSFRIFDLGYYQRVKQRRGLFQSDAALLTDSASKSYIENQLLKSKNEFFTEFAKSMEKMGQIGVLTGSAGEIRRQCSRVN